From Malaya genurostris strain Urasoe2022 chromosome 2, Malgen_1.1, whole genome shotgun sequence:
ctaagaggggagGGAGTACAAGCAGAAATGAACAAATAATAgtgcaaactttacaaaactgtttcattgatCGAATTTCAgcgcaaaacactggcaccgagcgagagaaatcatagaaaaacgacattagtttggACTTCGTTTAAAGTTAATACACATATACGCGGAAGGTCATCATTTTCTTCAGAATTGAGTTTGAGTTTCATGTGATGAGAGCAGAAAACCCCTATTCTCAAGTCCATCTAGATGAATAATTCTTCATTAATCTTTTTTGAACCCTACAGACTGTGTCAGAAGAAAATCTGGACACGGTTATTTTTAatacaaaaaatttattttaattgaattttaacTCAAATTATAGTTATGAGTTATAGCTATAAGAAATATGTCATGTAATCGCCACCATTCTCGACAACACCCTCACACCTCACAGCATACTTCAGACTAGATTTTTGGCTTCGTTGACAGGCCGAAAATATTTCACGGATAGTTCTGAAATTATGTGTGGAAACTGCATTAAACATCTAGAAATTGTAATAACTAGTTTATTGTTGAGACAATATTTCCCTTTTTCCATAACTTCGTCAGGCGAATTAAGTATTTGCAGTCATTAtcaacgttgccaggtcatttttccaaaaatctgtattcggcgcaaaaatctatctgtaccatatcggtatcagaaacTCGGCTAAATAAGTACAAAGAAAATGTCACCAGGGCTCATTTAAAtaagcaaaaaaaggtccctcTGTCTGAAATCTCTCGTTCAACACAGTACGTTCGAGATAATTCCAAATTGAAATGTTCGCATATGGCTACATCTGATTTTGATCAAAGTTATAACAAAAGACCTGAATCTTTTCCTAAAGTAGTAGCTTCGAAAGATGAAATTGTGAGTATGAATGGGAGCAATACGTTAGATTCTGGAGGAAGCTATTTTGGTGAGGAACTGAGATCGAAACGCAAAATATCCAAGAAGAATTATCGTACCAGCTATATCCAAAAATCGATTCAAAGATAGTTTATCTTTCATTATCTAAATTTTTGCATGCACTGCCTGCGCTAAATAGTCGTACAATGGCCAGAAAAAAATGCAACCTGTACAGTTTTTGTTATTAAAACGTGATTTTTAATGCGTGGGACAGATATGCGAGTACTTTCCATATGGAACAAACacgatttgatttaaattatttttgcaATATCTGAAAGTAAGGTAAAAATAGACGTTGTTCGTCGGGCTCACTCAAAAGTGGCCAGaacccatatgggactgatatgcgagtatgggcagtatagagataaaaaatcggtataaataccgagaaattggtatacctggcaacgttggtcaTTGCCTTCTTGAAGTGTTCAATCTTCATGCTTGTTCTTGAAAATGTGCCCAACCGACTTCAAGAGGTCACCATAGTAAATTCGGACCGGCAATTTGGTTGAACAACTTTTAAACATTCAAAATCTTTCAAATCTtcgtgatggctgaaccgattttaacttaggttcaaatgaaagccaCCCTTGTCgtatagaaaatttatgattttcatataaatctgacttccggttccggaaaaacAGGGTGGCAAATAACAACACTGCAAATTCAATACTTTGTTTTTTATAGCAGAATGTGTAATGATAAGCTAATATCTCAAAAATAATAATTCCTCTATATCTGTTGATAACCACACAAACTCACATCGGTTATACCGAGCCCCGCAACCCGGTTCAGGAATTACTGGAAATATTGATAAAAACCTCTGAAACGGAACCCACTCgcctttctccgagatggctcaaTCGATGTTCTCAAACTTATTTTCaattaaaggtcttacggtttttacaaagtttctgaatttcgtcCGGACATGACTGCCAGTTTCGGAGTTACAGGATGATGTGTATTTTAAATACCTATAGAGCAAGCatggaaaaaattctaaattggagtcaaaactgtttcaatgcaTTGCTCAtgtaagcacagactaacatacTACTACTTCCAACTATATTTAATTGCGCGAACTATGGTTCGTGATATATACATAGCTATAATATTTATTCTTTTCAGTTAGTTTTTCGCACGGAATGTTTTAAAAGTTAATTATCGGACCCGATGTTAAATGAACTTGTAGCCATCTTGGCTATTTTTGAtcgtgttggtaaatgaaaaacatGAACACTAGATGACAGACTGAATGTTTTTGATACGATAACGTGGCGCCATAATTGTTGCATCCTTTCTTTCATGTACTACAATAATGActagtactgtcccaactaaaggaatatttgaaataaccattaaaatgattgaaaaatccAATTTGAGTGTTCTGTCTATTAGTCTGTGATGTAAGTTGCTGTCTATACGAACCaacagttttgtttttgttgtatCAGCGTTCAGAATTTTGAATTCTTTCAGTGTAACTGCGCTTTACTATGAACTATTTATCTAGATATTATGTAACAATGactacctgaaaataaaagacAAAAGTATGGTCTGAGAAAGAGCTGGTCTCTTCTTCGATTGGACTTCAAGCAAACAACATGTTTTATTTAACAACTACCGAAACACCCGAAAAGTTCTTTCCAGATAACTATTGTTTCGTACATTATAGTTTTCAAGAATACCActcaactaggtggattaaaactggtttGTGACAGTGCTTCTGTTCTAAAATTTATGCTTATTCTTGCTCTTTTTTCAGCATTCCAACAAAAAAGTCGATATAATCTAATACTGGATAATTGCTTTGAATTTTTCTGATcattctttttttataaatccatAGGCGTACTTTCAAAGACTCCCGTGATGtacaatacactgaagtcttttctaatgcgaatttacgtaccgcataaaaaaatcgcataactctgaaaattcgcataaaaaaccgcataactctgaaacttcgcataaaaaacgcataactctgaaacttcgcataaaaaaccgcagaagggaaaccgcataactctgaaaattcgcaaaaacaaaaaccgcataactctgaaacttcgcataataaaaaaaccgcataactctgaaaattcgcataaaaaagtcgcgtaaaaaaccgcataaaaaaagaccttagtgtacatgtTTTAGTATTTATGCCTTGTATAAGCATATGCTTTCAGTACTGGTCCCGATATTAACAAGTTCGTTCgtcggaaattttgaaaaaaaaaattattttattattgtattGTATCCATTTTATGGGATTTGGGACTGAGATAAATTCCACCTCCTACTCCGTTCTCAATCATCTTCGTCACTTCTTACACACTTTTTTATCactttcaaaaacaaaacatgtTTTTCAATCGATAACGCGAccacaaaaataaagaaaaaaaaaggcaggagggtaatgtcagagacataactggatgacgtgaacacgaataaaactgacttgCTTTTTCCAAACACATATCCAAATATCGATAATTGCACGTAATAGCTGATTGAATATGTGAATTTACCAAACTTTCAATACTACACTTGTATTATTTTAATGGTACAATAAAATAATATGGCGGAACACACGAGAGTAAAAAATTACGGGGTTGTGTAGGGAACAAGaccgattttatcaaaatcttaataacttacttgtcaaaccgtcttaaaaatacaaattgtaaagcgATTTGAAAGAAGTTTGTGGATAAACCGATAGCCGTCATCTTCGATTTTAAGAATtccaaaattataaatttttgaTACCTACTCGCTAAAcgtggacaaaaagtatctataattcCGTCAAAAATTCATtagaaatggtaaaatattattcatttaaataCTGATATGATGTGAACTTctagtcggccgccgacccgccgtcggaagcggcggcccccgcacacaaacctgtaatccactcgtttgcccggtctattcaaagctaggagctatcccttggCCTCGCATTAAAAAACAGCAAGGCGGCGAAGCCGCCtttagaatttattttctaGTTTTAGACAACAACGAAGACAAGGCAACGCAGTCCGAGTCGTCCAATCACTAATCGGAAAACCTATAATCCAAGTGTTTCAGGCCGTTATGTATTTCAACCTTTTAAATTACTCCCAGAATAAAACGAATCAAAAGAAAATATGCACACTTGAAATCAtgccaaatgaaaattatgccaaacaacaattatgccaaatgaaacagaatatattttttattttatgcccaacgacattatgccaaatagatttatgccaaacaaaagttataccaaacaaatttatgccaaacaaagtTATGCCAAGCAAAATTCTGCCAAATAACGTACACTctattagtcaattaaaaaatCTGATGGTTTATAACCATGGCTggtgtctgttttactagcgaacaaaatgtgtcgtaagcccacaaaactcaatcactgaaaatatttcgtaTTTCTGTGTTGATTTTGCACGACTCGCTTTGTTTGAAGAGTTCAAGTcgctttccggagatggagttcaagtcagctttccggagatggagttcagctttgtttttttttttgctcactaaaccaatgATGGGGGGGCAAATCTCTTTTTTtgcccgggcgccaaatttcctcggtactccACTGTAAGACTGGATAGTTCGAGATGGAGAAAATGTCTTAGAAACGGCTGACAATATTTACATCATTCACCTGGTAAGGTAATTCaggaaataaataaaactattttgaaaaagTTCGTAGTTATTTCGATTTCTATTCTGTAAATAAAATATGAGTGGCAAATCAAATTAACTGCTTAAAGCTTAAGACATACATAGAGTAGATATAGCAACAAATAAATTAACAGACTTCAGTTCTTAAGAGTATTTAGTAGTGTTGAGTTTTCTTGTGGACTGACAAGTTGCTGGCATGCAGGAAAGACTTTGTGCACAGATTGCACTTGTATGGTCGCACCTTTAGAGTAGCATGAATCCTCATGTGAACCTTCAAGTTTCCACTTGTAGCAAACGCGCTGGAACAAAACTTGCATTGATATGGACGTTCTCCGGTGTGCACTCGATAGtggatggtcaaatacgatGGATGACTGAAGGTTTTATTGCAGATCTTGCATGTACTGGTTAATTCACTGTTTCCAAAATCTGAAACTCCAACGCCCATAGCATTTGAGTGCGTTTCTAGATGTGAACGCAGTCTGGTTTCAGAATTAAAACTTTTGTAGCATTGCTGGCACTTGTAAGGTCTATCCTGAGAGTGGACTACGTTCATATGCGTTTTCATATTACTGGAAGTGGAAAACGCTCTTCCACATATACTGCACGGATATGGCCGTTCCCCAGTGTGACTACGTCGATGGATTATTAAATTTCCATAAAGTTTGAATGTGGCTTCACAAAGATCGCACTTGAATCGACCGTCGGGTAACGTATTTCTCATTTTATGATGATCCATATGCAGTTTGAAAGTTCTCGAACATGAAAAAGTTTGAAGACAAAAATTACATTTCATCATCAGATTGGAATGTTGCGTTTCGTGATATTTGAACTCTTGTATATTGGTAAAGCTCTTATTGCATATATAACAGTTGAATTCCTTTGCAGTTATACTTGCAAAATGCATATCAAATGCTTCACTCTTCAAGCGCGAAGGACAGTATTCTAGGTGTTGGGTAAGTTCTACCGAAGAAGAAAAATCGTCTCCACAACCTTTACATCTAGCAGAGCTGGAACTGACTATTTCTTCTGGTGCCATTGATTGGTCTTGATGTTGACTAAGATTGATTTTTAATAAATCTTCGGGATTTATTTCATTACCAAATGATTGTTCGAAACTAGACGAATCTACATCTTTACCTTCTAGAGCGCGAagtaaagtttcatccaaattttgaagaataagaTCACTGTCTGACTCGTTTTTATAGTTAAAGGGCTGGGAGTGTTTAGTTATCGATGAACTTTGTTTGATGTAGAGTAAATTGTTTTTTCGACAATTGactcgaaattgaaaaaaatcgtccAACTTTGATAAACACTTCTTACATATTTTTGAGGTCAAATCATCAGCATCCACTGGCAACTGAAATTGTTTAAAAGATTTAGGTCATGCTATTGAATCCTTTTTACTAAAGAAATTGTCAACCTAAATATTCATTACCTGAAGCGAAGtacatttaaatatttttattgccACCTGAGACTCACAATCAATGTCGTCTTCGTCCTCGTTATCTGGAAATATTCGTTCCATCTCCTTGTGCTGTTCGAAACACAGCCTGCAACGCGCCTCcattttgtatgaaaaattcaattaattataatttattaCATACGATGCCAACTGGAAAGAAACGAAAACGAATAGGAATGAGCATAACGAGAAGCAATCGAAATTTTATTAATATATATTCATCTCTCTCCTTTGTTCGAAAACCatggaaatgaaatttatgacccACGATTATAATAAAAAAGAGAATTATTTTAACGTTCCTTAGCtgttattttattcaatttatattCTGAAATATGACTCACCTTAACGTAGACTTTTATTCGATGATAGGAATTTTCCT
This genomic window contains:
- the LOC131430690 gene encoding zinc finger protein 664-like, which translates into the protein MEARCRLCFEQHKEMERIFPDNEDEDDIDCESQVAIKIFKCTSLQLPVDADDLTSKICKKCLSKLDDFFQFRVNCRKNNLLYIKQSSSITKHSQPFNYKNESDSDLILQNLDETLLRALEGKDVDSSSFEQSFGNEINPEDLLKINLSQHQDQSMAPEEIVSSSSARCKGCGDDFSSSVELTQHLEYCPSRLKSEAFDMHFASITAKEFNCYICNKSFTNIQEFKYHETQHSNLMMKCNFCLQTFSCSRTFKLHMDHHKMRNTLPDGRFKCDLCEATFKLYGNLIIHRRSHTGERPYPCSICGRAFSTSSNMKTHMNVVHSQDRPYKCQQCYKSFNSETRLRSHLETHSNAMGVGVSDFGNSELTSTCKICNKTFSHPSYLTIHYRVHTGERPYQCKFCSSAFATSGNLKVHMRIHATLKVRPYKCNLCTKSFLHASNLSVHKKTQHY